A genomic segment from Cyprinus carpio isolate SPL01 chromosome A4, ASM1834038v1, whole genome shotgun sequence encodes:
- the LOC109065866 gene encoding USP6 N-terminal-like protein isoform X3, with protein MTSDSEQDAAVKLEQERAEILDKYDKGKESAKVEPWEETNFDLYKVVDRFGFLHEDELPVYDVVEEKQKHLEVERTTKWLKMLKSWEKYKNSDKLARRIYKGIPLQLRGQVWCLLLDIPKIKEEKKDFYEKLKIRARRLSPDIRQIDLDVNRTYRDHIMFMHRYDVKQQDLFHVLTAYSVYNTEVGYCQGMSQITALLLIYMNEEDAFWALVKLLSGQKHAMHGFFIPGFPKLMRFQEHHDHILQKMMPKLKQHLDNQEVYTSLYTLKWFFQCFLDRTPFTLTLRIWDIYILEGERVLTAMSYTILKLHKKILLKLSMEELVKFLQVTLSKDFFYEDDFVIEQLQHSMSELRRTKLELPPPGNEDEFPKKPLGQLPPEPPGLAAAGTNHMANGQLVGKTVEGLPPHVSSPAASASKQAESGPVTDGTPERYQESRPPSSLDKVPHPDKSERDRRGVDTQKERVPTHIPNSSATGGGKVLTQNQVNHNSNARSSMRRDIAPRWVKPSEGKLEAVKAAARESQSSITMGVPPSPSSPTEEEATGPQHRPHSRTFVPGSNRGSNASQYDNVPGPDGEVMEIIQLEKPPSRPPSRPYVGPSLRQGSPTRLPSDGTGVSPFRMPKQSMMQSKPEPHAPLHYPPGMTPVYTPYVSDSRSEDRLYRHPYAEQIYATTGRGSSNPSPEKTLMNNSYLTYRRQPPNMPPLRVAPAELSSQIDSVGEGGYYMRQPTRLLGSPAYLPTELRYEADRRREGWYGDMEAGPPRSPVGLPRSPSFQKAQLSPVHPIQEFNFAPANISDAVLHFRGPHQEHSSRQQLPPLFGGTHYRQAQEAFAMQESMLL; from the exons TGAGGATGAGCTTCCAGTGTATGACGTAGTGGAGGAAAAG CAAAAACATCTGGAAGTGGAGAGAACGACAAAATGGCTGAAAATGTTGAAGAGCTGGGAGAAATACAAGAACAGCGACAAG ctgGCAAGAAGGATCTATAAGGGAATTCCACTGCAGCTCAGAGGTCAGGTTTGGTGTTTGCTGCTCGACATCCCCAAAATCAAGGAGGAGAAAAAGGACTTCTATGAG AAACTGAAGATCAGAGCCAGGCGGTTGTCTCCAGATATTCGTCAGATTGATCTGGATGTGAATCGTACATATAGAGATCACATCATGTTCATGCACCGCTATGATGTCAA ACAGCAGGATCTGTTTCATGTGCTCACAGCATATTCTGTATATAACACG gaggtgGGCTATTGTCAGGGCATGAGTCAGATCACTGCTCTGTTGCTCATCTATATGAATGAGGAAGATGCTTTCTGGGCACTGGTCAAACTGCTGTCTGGACAGAAACACGCCATgcacg GTTTCTTTATACCAGGGTTCCCTAAACTCATGCGCTTCCAGGAGCATCATGACCATATCCTGCAGAAGATGATGCCTAAGCTTAAGCAACATCTA GATAATCAAGAGGTGTACACCAGTCTGTACACTTTGAAATggttttttcagtgtttcttgGATCGG ACTCCATTCACGCTCACGCTGAGAATATGGGATATTTATATTCTGGAAGGAGAGCGAGTTCTGACTGCAATGTCTTACACCATCCTCAAGCTGCACAAaa aAATCCTCTTGAAGTTGTCCATGGAGGAGCTGGTGAAGTTTCTGCAGGTGACTTTGTCAAAGGATTTCTTTTATGAGGATGACTTTGTGATCGAGCAGCTTCAACACTCCATGTCTGAGCTCAGACGAACTAAACTGGAGCTGCCACCTCCAG GTAACGAGGATGAGTTTCCTAAGAAACCATTAGGTCAACTTCCTCCTGAGCCTCCAGGATTGGCAGCAGCAGGAACGAATCATATGGCTAACGGGCAACTGGTCGGGAAGACAGTTGAGGGCCTTCCCCCTCATGTTTCGAGCCCTGCCGCAAGCGCCAGTAAACAAGCAGAGTCTGGTCCTGTCACTGATGGAACACCAGAGAGGTACCAAGAAAGTCGGCCACCCAGCTCATTGGACAAGGTGCCTCATCCAGACAAGAGCGAGAGGGATCGTCGAGGTGTGGACACTCAAAAGGAACGAGTCCCAACCCACATTCCCAACAGCAGCGCAACAGGTGGTGGGAAGGTGCTGACCCAGAACCAGGTGAATCACAACTCCAATGCTAGATCCAGCATGCGCAGGGACATTGCACCTCGCTGGGTCAAGCCTTCAGAGGGCAAACTGGAAGCAGTCAAGGCTGCAGCACGGGAAAGCCAGTCCAGTATAACTATGGGTGTTCCACCCTCGCCCAGCTCCCCAACTGAAGAGGAGGCCACCGGGCCACAGCACAGACCCCATTCACGAACGTTTGTTCCAGGCTCCAACCGTGGCTCCAACGCCTCGCAATACGACAATGTCCCAGGACCGGATGGAGAGGTAATGGAGATTATACAGCTTGAGAAACCGCCCTCTCGCCCCCCCTCCCGACCGTACGTTGGGCCATCTTTGAGACAGGGCAGTCCCACCCGTCTCCCTAGTGATGGAACTGGCGTCTCTCCCTTTAGAATGCCCAAACAGAGCATGATGCAGTCCAAACCAGAACCCCATGCACCTCTGCACTACCCACCTGGCATGACTCCTGTCTACACTCCCTACGTTTCTGATTCTCGGTCCGAGGACAGACTATACAGGCATCCGTACGCCGAGCAAATTTATGCAACTACGGGACGTGGCTCATCTAACCCTTCGCCTGAGAAAACACTGATGAACAACAGCTACTTAACCTACCGACGGCAACCGCCAAACATGCCCCCTCTCAGGGTTGCTCCGGCTGAGCTTTCGTCCCAGATAGACAGTGTTGGCGAGGGCGGGTATTACATGCGACAACCCACCCGACTGCTGGGCTCTCCCGCTTACCTGCCCACAGAACTGCGTTATGAGGCAGACAGACGGAGAGAGGGCTGGTATGGGGACATGGAGGCGGGGCCTCCACGATCTCCTGTAGGACTACCTCGATCTCCCAGCTTCCAGAAAGCTCAGCTCTCTCCCGTTCACCCCATTCAGGAGTTTAACTTTGCACCTGCAAATATCTCGGACGCTGTGCTCCATTTCAGAGGACCCCACCAAGAGCACTCCAGCAGGCAACAGCTCCCCCCACTGTTTGGTGGAACACACTACAGGCAGGCGCAGGAGGCCTTTGCAATGCAGGAGTCCATGCTGCTCTGA
- the LOC109065866 gene encoding USP6 N-terminal-like protein isoform X1, giving the protein MQVLQIVKELVSPSRRRASSRFAASDSEQDAAVKLEQERAEILDKYDKGKESAKVEPWEETNFDLYKVVDRFGFLHEDELPVYDVVEEKQKHLEVERTTKWLKMLKSWEKYKNSDKLARRIYKGIPLQLRGQVWCLLLDIPKIKEEKKDFYEKLKIRARRLSPDIRQIDLDVNRTYRDHIMFMHRYDVKQQDLFHVLTAYSVYNTEVGYCQGMSQITALLLIYMNEEDAFWALVKLLSGQKHAMHGFFIPGFPKLMRFQEHHDHILQKMMPKLKQHLDNQEVYTSLYTLKWFFQCFLDRTPFTLTLRIWDIYILEGERVLTAMSYTILKLHKKILLKLSMEELVKFLQVTLSKDFFYEDDFVIEQLQHSMSELRRTKLELPPPGNEDEFPKKPLGQLPPEPPGLAAAGTNHMANGQLVGKTVEGLPPHVSSPAASASKQAESGPVTDGTPERYQESRPPSSLDKVPHPDKSERDRRGVDTQKERVPTHIPNSSATGGGKVLTQNQVNHNSNARSSMRRDIAPRWVKPSEGKLEAVKAAARESQSSITMGVPPSPSSPTEEEATGPQHRPHSRTFVPGSNRGSNASQYDNVPGPDGEVMEIIQLEKPPSRPPSRPYVGPSLRQGSPTRLPSDGTGVSPFRMPKQSMMQSKPEPHAPLHYPPGMTPVYTPYVSDSRSEDRLYRHPYAEQIYATTGRGSSNPSPEKTLMNNSYLTYRRQPPNMPPLRVAPAELSSQIDSVGEGGYYMRQPTRLLGSPAYLPTELRYEADRRREGWYGDMEAGPPRSPVGLPRSPSFQKAQLSPVHPIQEFNFAPANISDAVLHFRGPHQEHSSRQQLPPLFGGTHYRQAQEAFAMQESMLL; this is encoded by the exons TGAGGATGAGCTTCCAGTGTATGACGTAGTGGAGGAAAAG CAAAAACATCTGGAAGTGGAGAGAACGACAAAATGGCTGAAAATGTTGAAGAGCTGGGAGAAATACAAGAACAGCGACAAG ctgGCAAGAAGGATCTATAAGGGAATTCCACTGCAGCTCAGAGGTCAGGTTTGGTGTTTGCTGCTCGACATCCCCAAAATCAAGGAGGAGAAAAAGGACTTCTATGAG AAACTGAAGATCAGAGCCAGGCGGTTGTCTCCAGATATTCGTCAGATTGATCTGGATGTGAATCGTACATATAGAGATCACATCATGTTCATGCACCGCTATGATGTCAA ACAGCAGGATCTGTTTCATGTGCTCACAGCATATTCTGTATATAACACG gaggtgGGCTATTGTCAGGGCATGAGTCAGATCACTGCTCTGTTGCTCATCTATATGAATGAGGAAGATGCTTTCTGGGCACTGGTCAAACTGCTGTCTGGACAGAAACACGCCATgcacg GTTTCTTTATACCAGGGTTCCCTAAACTCATGCGCTTCCAGGAGCATCATGACCATATCCTGCAGAAGATGATGCCTAAGCTTAAGCAACATCTA GATAATCAAGAGGTGTACACCAGTCTGTACACTTTGAAATggttttttcagtgtttcttgGATCGG ACTCCATTCACGCTCACGCTGAGAATATGGGATATTTATATTCTGGAAGGAGAGCGAGTTCTGACTGCAATGTCTTACACCATCCTCAAGCTGCACAAaa aAATCCTCTTGAAGTTGTCCATGGAGGAGCTGGTGAAGTTTCTGCAGGTGACTTTGTCAAAGGATTTCTTTTATGAGGATGACTTTGTGATCGAGCAGCTTCAACACTCCATGTCTGAGCTCAGACGAACTAAACTGGAGCTGCCACCTCCAG GTAACGAGGATGAGTTTCCTAAGAAACCATTAGGTCAACTTCCTCCTGAGCCTCCAGGATTGGCAGCAGCAGGAACGAATCATATGGCTAACGGGCAACTGGTCGGGAAGACAGTTGAGGGCCTTCCCCCTCATGTTTCGAGCCCTGCCGCAAGCGCCAGTAAACAAGCAGAGTCTGGTCCTGTCACTGATGGAACACCAGAGAGGTACCAAGAAAGTCGGCCACCCAGCTCATTGGACAAGGTGCCTCATCCAGACAAGAGCGAGAGGGATCGTCGAGGTGTGGACACTCAAAAGGAACGAGTCCCAACCCACATTCCCAACAGCAGCGCAACAGGTGGTGGGAAGGTGCTGACCCAGAACCAGGTGAATCACAACTCCAATGCTAGATCCAGCATGCGCAGGGACATTGCACCTCGCTGGGTCAAGCCTTCAGAGGGCAAACTGGAAGCAGTCAAGGCTGCAGCACGGGAAAGCCAGTCCAGTATAACTATGGGTGTTCCACCCTCGCCCAGCTCCCCAACTGAAGAGGAGGCCACCGGGCCACAGCACAGACCCCATTCACGAACGTTTGTTCCAGGCTCCAACCGTGGCTCCAACGCCTCGCAATACGACAATGTCCCAGGACCGGATGGAGAGGTAATGGAGATTATACAGCTTGAGAAACCGCCCTCTCGCCCCCCCTCCCGACCGTACGTTGGGCCATCTTTGAGACAGGGCAGTCCCACCCGTCTCCCTAGTGATGGAACTGGCGTCTCTCCCTTTAGAATGCCCAAACAGAGCATGATGCAGTCCAAACCAGAACCCCATGCACCTCTGCACTACCCACCTGGCATGACTCCTGTCTACACTCCCTACGTTTCTGATTCTCGGTCCGAGGACAGACTATACAGGCATCCGTACGCCGAGCAAATTTATGCAACTACGGGACGTGGCTCATCTAACCCTTCGCCTGAGAAAACACTGATGAACAACAGCTACTTAACCTACCGACGGCAACCGCCAAACATGCCCCCTCTCAGGGTTGCTCCGGCTGAGCTTTCGTCCCAGATAGACAGTGTTGGCGAGGGCGGGTATTACATGCGACAACCCACCCGACTGCTGGGCTCTCCCGCTTACCTGCCCACAGAACTGCGTTATGAGGCAGACAGACGGAGAGAGGGCTGGTATGGGGACATGGAGGCGGGGCCTCCACGATCTCCTGTAGGACTACCTCGATCTCCCAGCTTCCAGAAAGCTCAGCTCTCTCCCGTTCACCCCATTCAGGAGTTTAACTTTGCACCTGCAAATATCTCGGACGCTGTGCTCCATTTCAGAGGACCCCACCAAGAGCACTCCAGCAGGCAACAGCTCCCCCCACTGTTTGGTGGAACACACTACAGGCAGGCGCAGGAGGCCTTTGCAATGCAGGAGTCCATGCTGCTCTGA
- the LOC109065866 gene encoding USP6 N-terminal-like protein isoform X2: MHTENLNCDTDHGEIEPASDSEQDAAVKLEQERAEILDKYDKGKESAKVEPWEETNFDLYKVVDRFGFLHEDELPVYDVVEEKQKHLEVERTTKWLKMLKSWEKYKNSDKLARRIYKGIPLQLRGQVWCLLLDIPKIKEEKKDFYEKLKIRARRLSPDIRQIDLDVNRTYRDHIMFMHRYDVKQQDLFHVLTAYSVYNTEVGYCQGMSQITALLLIYMNEEDAFWALVKLLSGQKHAMHGFFIPGFPKLMRFQEHHDHILQKMMPKLKQHLDNQEVYTSLYTLKWFFQCFLDRTPFTLTLRIWDIYILEGERVLTAMSYTILKLHKKILLKLSMEELVKFLQVTLSKDFFYEDDFVIEQLQHSMSELRRTKLELPPPGNEDEFPKKPLGQLPPEPPGLAAAGTNHMANGQLVGKTVEGLPPHVSSPAASASKQAESGPVTDGTPERYQESRPPSSLDKVPHPDKSERDRRGVDTQKERVPTHIPNSSATGGGKVLTQNQVNHNSNARSSMRRDIAPRWVKPSEGKLEAVKAAARESQSSITMGVPPSPSSPTEEEATGPQHRPHSRTFVPGSNRGSNASQYDNVPGPDGEVMEIIQLEKPPSRPPSRPYVGPSLRQGSPTRLPSDGTGVSPFRMPKQSMMQSKPEPHAPLHYPPGMTPVYTPYVSDSRSEDRLYRHPYAEQIYATTGRGSSNPSPEKTLMNNSYLTYRRQPPNMPPLRVAPAELSSQIDSVGEGGYYMRQPTRLLGSPAYLPTELRYEADRRREGWYGDMEAGPPRSPVGLPRSPSFQKAQLSPVHPIQEFNFAPANISDAVLHFRGPHQEHSSRQQLPPLFGGTHYRQAQEAFAMQESMLL; encoded by the exons TGAGGATGAGCTTCCAGTGTATGACGTAGTGGAGGAAAAG CAAAAACATCTGGAAGTGGAGAGAACGACAAAATGGCTGAAAATGTTGAAGAGCTGGGAGAAATACAAGAACAGCGACAAG ctgGCAAGAAGGATCTATAAGGGAATTCCACTGCAGCTCAGAGGTCAGGTTTGGTGTTTGCTGCTCGACATCCCCAAAATCAAGGAGGAGAAAAAGGACTTCTATGAG AAACTGAAGATCAGAGCCAGGCGGTTGTCTCCAGATATTCGTCAGATTGATCTGGATGTGAATCGTACATATAGAGATCACATCATGTTCATGCACCGCTATGATGTCAA ACAGCAGGATCTGTTTCATGTGCTCACAGCATATTCTGTATATAACACG gaggtgGGCTATTGTCAGGGCATGAGTCAGATCACTGCTCTGTTGCTCATCTATATGAATGAGGAAGATGCTTTCTGGGCACTGGTCAAACTGCTGTCTGGACAGAAACACGCCATgcacg GTTTCTTTATACCAGGGTTCCCTAAACTCATGCGCTTCCAGGAGCATCATGACCATATCCTGCAGAAGATGATGCCTAAGCTTAAGCAACATCTA GATAATCAAGAGGTGTACACCAGTCTGTACACTTTGAAATggttttttcagtgtttcttgGATCGG ACTCCATTCACGCTCACGCTGAGAATATGGGATATTTATATTCTGGAAGGAGAGCGAGTTCTGACTGCAATGTCTTACACCATCCTCAAGCTGCACAAaa aAATCCTCTTGAAGTTGTCCATGGAGGAGCTGGTGAAGTTTCTGCAGGTGACTTTGTCAAAGGATTTCTTTTATGAGGATGACTTTGTGATCGAGCAGCTTCAACACTCCATGTCTGAGCTCAGACGAACTAAACTGGAGCTGCCACCTCCAG GTAACGAGGATGAGTTTCCTAAGAAACCATTAGGTCAACTTCCTCCTGAGCCTCCAGGATTGGCAGCAGCAGGAACGAATCATATGGCTAACGGGCAACTGGTCGGGAAGACAGTTGAGGGCCTTCCCCCTCATGTTTCGAGCCCTGCCGCAAGCGCCAGTAAACAAGCAGAGTCTGGTCCTGTCACTGATGGAACACCAGAGAGGTACCAAGAAAGTCGGCCACCCAGCTCATTGGACAAGGTGCCTCATCCAGACAAGAGCGAGAGGGATCGTCGAGGTGTGGACACTCAAAAGGAACGAGTCCCAACCCACATTCCCAACAGCAGCGCAACAGGTGGTGGGAAGGTGCTGACCCAGAACCAGGTGAATCACAACTCCAATGCTAGATCCAGCATGCGCAGGGACATTGCACCTCGCTGGGTCAAGCCTTCAGAGGGCAAACTGGAAGCAGTCAAGGCTGCAGCACGGGAAAGCCAGTCCAGTATAACTATGGGTGTTCCACCCTCGCCCAGCTCCCCAACTGAAGAGGAGGCCACCGGGCCACAGCACAGACCCCATTCACGAACGTTTGTTCCAGGCTCCAACCGTGGCTCCAACGCCTCGCAATACGACAATGTCCCAGGACCGGATGGAGAGGTAATGGAGATTATACAGCTTGAGAAACCGCCCTCTCGCCCCCCCTCCCGACCGTACGTTGGGCCATCTTTGAGACAGGGCAGTCCCACCCGTCTCCCTAGTGATGGAACTGGCGTCTCTCCCTTTAGAATGCCCAAACAGAGCATGATGCAGTCCAAACCAGAACCCCATGCACCTCTGCACTACCCACCTGGCATGACTCCTGTCTACACTCCCTACGTTTCTGATTCTCGGTCCGAGGACAGACTATACAGGCATCCGTACGCCGAGCAAATTTATGCAACTACGGGACGTGGCTCATCTAACCCTTCGCCTGAGAAAACACTGATGAACAACAGCTACTTAACCTACCGACGGCAACCGCCAAACATGCCCCCTCTCAGGGTTGCTCCGGCTGAGCTTTCGTCCCAGATAGACAGTGTTGGCGAGGGCGGGTATTACATGCGACAACCCACCCGACTGCTGGGCTCTCCCGCTTACCTGCCCACAGAACTGCGTTATGAGGCAGACAGACGGAGAGAGGGCTGGTATGGGGACATGGAGGCGGGGCCTCCACGATCTCCTGTAGGACTACCTCGATCTCCCAGCTTCCAGAAAGCTCAGCTCTCTCCCGTTCACCCCATTCAGGAGTTTAACTTTGCACCTGCAAATATCTCGGACGCTGTGCTCCATTTCAGAGGACCCCACCAAGAGCACTCCAGCAGGCAACAGCTCCCCCCACTGTTTGGTGGAACACACTACAGGCAGGCGCAGGAGGCCTTTGCAATGCAGGAGTCCATGCTGCTCTGA